One stretch of Corallococcus exiguus DNA includes these proteins:
- a CDS encoding glycosyltransferase family 39 protein, protein MRLLWPGSWFPPVQPLGPRRDDDNRLRFVVRVVVIASLALAFARGVVFKRVETGDEGVNGTMALNMCRSLALVVRPSYIPGGSEDWVGFDLPGIGNTPFHSVLLALGGCPLGGQPEAMGLVSFAALVATLCFTYRLVALWERRAALLTTLLLALSPTVLWQFRLMEAEPVLVAWGMAGTYWIARGELTGRNWHSLLGGACLGLGFLTKLWLVTPFVLASLGLLAIVRLQRRQLALVPVACLTVGFLATASLHLAFVALRSPTDVALWLTQVYFAPFLGQSIGGSKLAGAGVPTEWSHPFWYYPAILYREHFFLCPLLLAALPALKRRAPTAAGLFGAIGFGLASLVPLSLPAIKESLYILGVLPFLYGLAGLGASALLAGEGTLEPRGASGRRALRVAGVFSAAAVLLIGAAHARGLKRDDITPVYVGAHALGVGGAWLLAYAAARLERARATALIGGLSALALAGFGAYELTAPQPPYKEIAEILRPYLEPLPPGHESFISPRYKVLQLYLFRNGRYWQSFYTELRPETLVASIASGEYCAFVFGPEERENPRLVQVERDIALQALDLSAELPESVRGGFRVFVNRACVQEGAKGLRHAEG, encoded by the coding sequence ATGAGACTTCTCTGGCCAGGCTCGTGGTTTCCCCCCGTCCAGCCGCTTGGGCCGCGGCGTGATGACGACAATCGCCTGCGCTTCGTCGTCCGTGTGGTGGTCATTGCCTCCCTTGCCCTGGCCTTCGCGCGCGGCGTCGTCTTCAAGCGTGTCGAAACAGGTGACGAGGGCGTCAATGGCACGATGGCCCTCAACATGTGCCGTTCGCTGGCGCTCGTGGTGCGGCCCTCGTACATCCCTGGTGGCTCGGAGGATTGGGTCGGCTTCGATCTGCCAGGCATCGGCAACACTCCATTTCACTCGGTGCTCCTCGCACTCGGAGGCTGTCCCCTGGGCGGCCAGCCCGAAGCCATGGGGCTCGTCTCATTCGCGGCGCTGGTCGCCACCCTCTGCTTCACCTACCGGCTCGTCGCCCTGTGGGAGCGTCGCGCGGCGCTCCTGACGACGCTCCTGCTCGCGCTCTCTCCTACCGTCCTGTGGCAATTCCGGCTGATGGAGGCCGAGCCTGTCCTCGTGGCGTGGGGCATGGCGGGCACGTACTGGATTGCGCGAGGGGAGCTCACCGGGAGGAATTGGCACTCCCTGCTGGGTGGCGCATGCCTCGGCCTTGGCTTCTTGACGAAGCTGTGGCTCGTCACCCCCTTCGTGCTGGCTTCGCTAGGGCTCCTTGCCATCGTGCGTCTCCAGCGGCGTCAATTGGCGCTGGTTCCTGTCGCCTGCCTCACCGTCGGCTTTCTTGCCACGGCGTCCCTCCACCTCGCTTTCGTTGCTCTGCGGTCACCCACGGATGTCGCCCTCTGGCTCACCCAGGTCTACTTCGCACCCTTCCTGGGGCAGAGCATCGGAGGGTCGAAGCTGGCTGGGGCGGGCGTGCCCACGGAATGGAGTCATCCCTTCTGGTACTACCCGGCGATCCTCTACCGGGAGCATTTCTTCCTCTGCCCCCTCCTTCTGGCTGCGCTCCCCGCCTTGAAGCGGCGTGCGCCGACCGCGGCCGGACTCTTCGGCGCCATCGGCTTCGGGCTCGCAAGCCTGGTTCCCCTCTCGCTCCCCGCCATCAAGGAGTCGCTCTACATCCTGGGCGTCTTGCCATTCCTCTATGGCCTGGCCGGGCTTGGTGCTTCGGCGCTCCTTGCCGGGGAGGGCACCCTCGAACCACGGGGGGCATCGGGCCGTCGAGCCCTCAGGGTCGCGGGCGTCTTCTCGGCCGCGGCGGTGCTCCTCATCGGGGCGGCTCATGCTCGGGGGCTGAAGCGCGATGACATCACGCCTGTCTATGTTGGCGCGCACGCGCTCGGGGTGGGGGGCGCCTGGCTCCTGGCGTATGCGGCGGCTCGCCTCGAGCGCGCGCGAGCGACGGCGCTCATCGGTGGCCTCTCCGCGCTGGCACTGGCTGGTTTTGGGGCGTACGAGCTCACGGCGCCTCAACCACCGTACAAGGAGATCGCGGAGATCCTTCGCCCCTATTTGGAACCACTGCCGCCCGGGCATGAGAGCTTCATCTCGCCCCGGTACAAGGTTCTTCAGCTCTACCTGTTTCGCAATGGTCGCTACTGGCAGTCCTTCTACACGGAGCTCCGGCCGGAGACGCTCGTGGCGAGCATCGCGTCCGGCGAGTACTGCGCCTTCGTCTTCGGCCCGGAGGAGCGTGAAAACCCTCGGCTCGTGCAGGTGGAGCGGGACATCGCGCTGCAGGCCCTGGACTTGAGCGCGGAGTTGCCGGAGAGCGTACGTGGGGGGTTCCGCGTCTTCGTGAACCGAGCATGCGTGCAGGAGGGCGCGAAGGGATTACGCCACGCGGAGGGATGA
- a CDS encoding HEAT repeat domain-containing protein, which translates to MQRFVLLGLALLTACATPVHQAASPVQPSPVYVFEGVEVFGSRKVPKGKLLEVIGMPAPGARFNLEKGEFTPYLMESKPRLLAAYKFAFCRYSMVAYPPTRTFRVTVDLVDAGDEWRMPFSPAPQGDIPEPEGLLTAWDEYQTAYWKLSREGAVPEYGKSKCHALNCHGGFDHPELAPLEQRFMDGVPRNLDTLVRVLREDRNDSKRMATVMLLPYINSREQLVKLVLPSVRDPYEGVRNEALRLLGTMQEGQPRVIIPLEPVLEALWYPLETDRNKAAWALVHIVETEGAAQQRQILDKAGAVLVEMAGMQQKTDAEPARKVLAILAGRDLGDEPAAWHRWVEQTLGSNSAHR; encoded by the coding sequence ATGCAGCGCTTTGTCCTCTTGGGTCTTGCACTGCTCACGGCCTGTGCAACGCCTGTCCATCAGGCCGCATCGCCTGTCCAGCCCAGCCCGGTCTACGTGTTCGAAGGCGTGGAGGTGTTCGGCTCACGCAAGGTGCCCAAGGGCAAGCTGCTGGAGGTCATTGGGATGCCTGCGCCCGGCGCGCGCTTCAACCTCGAGAAGGGGGAGTTCACGCCGTACCTCATGGAGAGCAAGCCGCGGCTCCTGGCGGCCTACAAGTTCGCGTTCTGCAGGTACTCGATGGTGGCCTACCCGCCGACGCGGACGTTCCGGGTGACGGTGGATCTGGTCGATGCCGGAGATGAGTGGCGCATGCCCTTTTCACCCGCGCCGCAGGGCGATATCCCGGAGCCGGAGGGCCTCCTCACGGCCTGGGATGAATACCAGACGGCCTACTGGAAGCTGAGCAGGGAAGGGGCTGTCCCCGAGTACGGCAAGAGCAAGTGCCATGCCCTCAACTGCCATGGAGGATTCGACCACCCCGAGCTCGCGCCGCTGGAGCAGCGCTTCATGGATGGTGTTCCCCGCAATCTCGACACGCTGGTGCGGGTGCTGCGTGAGGATCGCAACGACTCCAAGCGAATGGCCACGGTCATGCTCCTGCCCTACATCAACTCACGCGAGCAACTGGTGAAGCTCGTTCTCCCGTCGGTGCGCGACCCCTACGAGGGTGTGCGCAACGAGGCGCTGCGCCTGCTGGGAACGATGCAGGAGGGACAGCCGCGGGTCATCATCCCGCTGGAGCCCGTGCTCGAAGCGCTCTGGTACCCGCTCGAGACCGACCGCAACAAGGCAGCCTGGGCGCTCGTGCACATCGTGGAAACCGAAGGCGCCGCCCAACAGCGGCAGATTCTCGACAAGGCGGGCGCGGTGCTGGTGGAGATGGCTGGAATGCAGCAGAAGACCGATGCCGAGCCTGCTCGCAAGGTGCTCGCCATCCTGGCGGGGCGGGACCTGGGTGACGAGCCGGCGGCCTGGCACCGTTGGGTCGAGCAGACGCTCGGCTCGAACAGTGCCCATCGGTGA
- a CDS encoding imm11 family protein has translation MPTRFFKLSDDVYLSGRWELGHPLDQEGRKLDDPWQFRIGQRAHSDERIRIPIKISGKPLDYSHAAFSIPVVHARVASFFTELAPDDVQLIPVEIDSQPAQHFILNATRLVKCIDDAACEEVRYWTPEDGMPEKVGTYSSVSGMRIDPAKVEGAKVFRTWGWTVALIVSEEIKEALERAVITGTKFTDVTGPGAANAP, from the coding sequence ATGCCGACGCGGTTCTTCAAGTTGAGCGATGATGTGTACCTCTCCGGCCGGTGGGAGCTGGGGCATCCTCTCGATCAGGAAGGGCGCAAGCTCGATGACCCGTGGCAGTTCAGGATCGGGCAGCGGGCTCACTCGGACGAGCGCATCAGGATCCCCATCAAGATCTCCGGCAAACCGCTCGACTATTCCCACGCGGCATTCAGCATCCCCGTCGTCCACGCCCGGGTGGCCTCCTTCTTCACCGAGCTGGCACCCGACGACGTGCAGCTCATCCCGGTGGAGATCGACTCCCAGCCCGCTCAGCACTTCATCCTCAACGCCACCCGGCTGGTGAAGTGCATCGACGATGCAGCGTGCGAGGAGGTGCGTTACTGGACCCCGGAGGACGGGATGCCCGAAAAGGTGGGTACGTACTCCTCCGTGTCCGGGATGCGCATCGACCCGGCGAAGGTGGAAGGCGCCAAGGTGTTCCGCACCTGGGGCTGGACCGTGGCCTTGATCGTGTCCGAGGAGATCAAGGAGGCCCTGGAGCGCGCGGTCATCACCGGCACGAAGTTCACGGACGTGACCGGCCCCGGTGCAGCCAATGCCCCCTGA
- a CDS encoding DUF2019 domain-containing protein, with protein MTLERLVEQFALNVAAQTEAIFRGDAKTGNKHARKYGAAVDTLLAHGNAGRDALLVLLKHERMDVRVMAAAHLLRYRTAEAKAVLEEAAKGKGLVPFEAGQALKRWEEGTWALDPE; from the coding sequence ATGACGTTGGAGAGATTGGTCGAGCAGTTCGCCCTGAACGTGGCGGCACAGACCGAGGCCATCTTCCGGGGAGATGCCAAGACCGGGAACAAGCACGCCAGGAAGTACGGTGCCGCCGTCGATACGCTCCTGGCCCATGGAAACGCAGGACGTGATGCCCTCCTCGTCCTGCTCAAGCATGAGCGCATGGATGTGCGTGTCATGGCCGCCGCCCATCTGCTCCGCTACCGGACGGCCGAAGCGAAGGCGGTTCTGGAGGAAGCCGCCAAGGGCAAGGGGCTCGTTCCCTTTGAAGCCGGGCAGGCATTGAAGCGCTGGGAAGAAGGAACCTGGGCGCTCGATCCAGAGTAG
- the sitA5 gene encoding SitA5 family polymorphic toxin, with protein sequence MLPRWSILLLLVMLAGCSGTTKSVRLHTGHGESIVLTPRSGDTAPVALDEDDFVEAVEALARNVRPSTHPQETARRFFEMDPRSGSYLYEPRSHRVIPLGPGEHLDGDLPSTEVDLTRAYLRWCERTSNPGDCLRLLVESPTVTGDGRYALAMALAQGVVRDEMMDAFKEMADPQAMMAAVLWTWTTYCILLAVPEPFSKGVAAVMTASLIAYVGVDTFWSLILGFKQLVEEAERATTFDELREAGERYGKVMGRNAARAFAMLATAAIGNTAAGLGSKVPMLPGAAQAAVQAEAQMGIRLAAVADVGTVAVSAETVTIALAPGAVAMAAKATGGSASAKARPLGYRAWSSFSGFKKAMGPAGKNKEWHHIVEQTPGNVKRFGPQALHNTENLIPLDKILHTDVSALYSSIRRSITGSSTLTVRQWLSTQSYEAQRDFGLLAMENVAKGVW encoded by the coding sequence ATGCTGCCACGATGGTCAATTCTCCTACTGCTCGTGATGCTGGCTGGATGCAGCGGCACCACGAAGTCCGTGCGCCTGCACACGGGCCACGGCGAGTCCATCGTCCTTACCCCACGCAGCGGCGATACCGCCCCGGTGGCGCTGGACGAAGACGACTTCGTTGAAGCCGTAGAAGCGCTCGCCCGGAACGTACGTCCGTCCACTCATCCCCAGGAAACGGCCCGGCGGTTTTTCGAGATGGATCCGCGCAGCGGTTCATACCTGTACGAGCCGCGCAGCCACCGTGTCATCCCGCTGGGACCGGGCGAACACCTGGACGGTGATCTCCCCTCGACAGAGGTGGATCTGACGCGCGCATACCTGCGCTGGTGCGAGCGAACGAGCAATCCCGGCGATTGCCTGCGCCTCCTGGTGGAGAGCCCTACTGTCACCGGGGATGGCCGTTACGCCCTGGCCATGGCCTTGGCCCAAGGCGTCGTGCGGGACGAGATGATGGACGCCTTCAAAGAGATGGCTGATCCCCAGGCCATGATGGCTGCGGTTCTTTGGACGTGGACCACGTACTGCATCTTGCTCGCGGTGCCCGAGCCTTTCTCGAAGGGCGTGGCCGCCGTGATGACCGCCTCCCTCATTGCCTACGTCGGGGTCGATACGTTCTGGAGCCTCATCTTGGGCTTCAAGCAGCTGGTGGAGGAGGCGGAGCGGGCCACCACGTTTGACGAACTCCGCGAGGCGGGTGAGCGCTACGGCAAGGTCATGGGCCGCAACGCGGCGCGCGCGTTCGCCATGTTGGCCACGGCCGCCATTGGGAACACGGCGGCGGGGCTGGGGTCGAAGGTGCCAATGCTCCCAGGCGCCGCGCAGGCGGCGGTCCAGGCTGAAGCGCAAATGGGCATCAGGCTCGCGGCGGTCGCGGACGTGGGAACGGTGGCCGTGAGCGCCGAGACCGTCACCATCGCCCTCGCGCCCGGCGCGGTGGCCATGGCGGCCAAAGCCACGGGCGGCAGCGCCTCCGCCAAGGCGCGTCCCTTGGGCTACAGGGCCTGGAGCTCGTTCAGTGGTTTCAAGAAGGCCATGGGCCCGGCGGGCAAGAACAAGGAGTGGCACCACATCGTCGAGCAAACCCCGGGCAACGTGAAGCGCTTCGGCCCCCAGGCCCTCCACAACACCGAGAACCTCATCCCACTGGACAAGATCCTGCACACCGACGTCAGCGCGCTCTACTCGTCGATCCGGCGTAGTATCACGGGCTCCAGCACCTTGACCGTGAGGCAATGGTTGAGCACGCAGTCCTACGAGGCCCAGCGTGACTTCGGGCTGCTGGCCATGGAGAACGTGGCGAAGGGGGTCTGGTGA
- a CDS encoding transposase domain-containing protein has translation MRCQPGHHSLSVKGPTEHRTVTFVSDARLPLDNNRSEAALRKAALGRKNFLFVGHEAAGENLAGLYALVATCEANGVNPEAYLADMLLRVQTHPLARVGEPLPHEWERLRAADAS, from the coding sequence GTGCGCTGTCAGCCCGGTCACCACAGCTTGAGCGTGAAAGGCCCCACCGAGCACCGGACGGTTACCTTCGTCTCCGACGCGCGCCTGCCCTTGGACAACAACCGCTCCGAGGCAGCGCTGCGCAAAGCGGCGCTGGGCCGGAAGAACTTCCTCTTCGTCGGCCATGAGGCCGCGGGCGAAAACCTCGCTGGCCTCTACGCCCTCGTCGCCACCTGCGAAGCCAACGGCGTCAATCCCGAGGCCTACCTCGCCGACATGCTGCTGCGCGTCCAGACGCACCCGCTTGCGCGCGTCGGCGAGCCGCTGCCGCACGAATGGGAGCGGCTTCGCGCCGCCGACGCTTCCTGA
- a CDS encoding DUF262 domain-containing protein, whose amino-acid sequence MEMRSEKRSLDKIYARRGRYEIPDWQRGKVWDKKLQQNLIDSILRGWKLPKFYFVKKSNDSDQYEVVDGQQRLQAIWRFFGNELEIPMDSPTQMGGKLYKELPTAIADKFDDFEIEYDVITGAIESDLKEFFQRLQLGLPLTSSERLNAIHSELRDFALDVSKHSFFKSKCQVEDYRHSHLDIAAKACAIEIKGITTGLRFDDLKLIFENNSTFSRKSAVAKRITSTLAFLDKSFPAPSPALHNRTIVQSIFTLAATLVSAGKAVGHETVFSSFAEAFTEELSKQVELGVKATDRDYLEFQKTINANIKSGPEARQRILTKKLLTKNPELASAFGATAIAKTTPKADVLAKAEQIAELIEQINTKSQSATGKDLFKPTNKTLKAQRSLGVLISDVAEYEKLIDNLYFLLWEGPGERLGESPPSSFIDVNTLRTEIRHDVDHGKGNKVAVKRRKHADVFKRLSGAASPQGLNPDQFAIFHLKILSEIENDLRAMLHASPSLTPTHLAAQPANASAQVPQQKEGVPPIDTPVGE is encoded by the coding sequence ATGGAAATGAGATCAGAGAAGAGGTCTCTCGACAAGATTTATGCACGGCGCGGTCGCTATGAGATTCCAGATTGGCAACGCGGGAAAGTCTGGGACAAAAAGCTTCAGCAGAATCTTATCGACAGCATCCTACGCGGATGGAAGCTGCCAAAATTCTACTTTGTCAAGAAGTCCAACGACAGCGACCAGTACGAAGTGGTCGACGGGCAGCAGCGCCTTCAGGCCATCTGGCGCTTCTTTGGAAATGAGCTTGAGATCCCTATGGACTCTCCCACTCAAATGGGAGGGAAACTCTACAAAGAACTCCCAACTGCGATAGCAGACAAATTCGATGACTTCGAGATCGAGTACGACGTAATCACCGGGGCCATTGAATCAGACCTCAAGGAGTTCTTTCAAAGACTCCAACTCGGACTTCCGCTCACGAGCAGCGAGAGACTAAACGCCATTCACAGCGAATTGCGCGACTTCGCACTCGACGTATCAAAGCACAGTTTTTTCAAGTCAAAATGCCAAGTCGAGGACTACCGCCACTCACATCTCGACATTGCCGCCAAGGCCTGCGCAATCGAAATCAAGGGGATCACAACAGGCCTTCGCTTTGACGACCTCAAGCTGATATTCGAAAACAACTCGACATTCTCAAGAAAATCAGCGGTCGCCAAAAGAATCACATCAACACTAGCCTTTCTCGACAAATCCTTTCCCGCCCCTTCCCCAGCACTACACAACCGGACCATAGTTCAATCAATCTTCACCCTTGCGGCAACGCTCGTCTCAGCAGGAAAGGCCGTTGGACACGAGACGGTGTTCTCCAGCTTCGCCGAAGCCTTCACAGAAGAGCTTTCCAAGCAAGTAGAACTAGGGGTCAAGGCCACCGATCGCGACTACCTCGAATTCCAGAAGACAATCAACGCCAATATCAAATCCGGCCCAGAGGCCCGACAGCGCATCCTCACCAAAAAGCTCCTCACCAAAAACCCTGAACTGGCCAGTGCTTTTGGCGCCACAGCCATCGCCAAAACGACTCCTAAGGCCGACGTCCTCGCCAAGGCAGAACAAATCGCAGAACTGATTGAGCAGATAAACACAAAATCTCAATCCGCCACCGGCAAAGACCTCTTCAAGCCAACAAACAAAACCCTGAAGGCACAGAGAAGCCTTGGAGTTTTGATTTCGGACGTCGCAGAATATGAAAAGCTGATCGACAACCTTTACTTTCTTTTGTGGGAAGGCCCTGGGGAGCGACTCGGCGAGTCGCCACCTTCTTCCTTCATAGATGTAAACACGCTTCGCACAGAAATCAGACACGACGTCGATCATGGAAAGGGCAACAAAGTAGCGGTCAAACGAAGGAAGCATGCGGACGTCTTCAAGAGACTCTCGGGCGCAGCCTCTCCTCAAGGACTCAATCCCGACCAGTTCGCCATATTTCATCTCAAAATACTCTCTGAAATCGAAAACGACTTAAGAGCTATGCTTCATGCAAGCCCTTCCTTGACTCCAACTCACCTTGCCGCACAGCCGGCAAACGCCTCTGCACAGGTCCCCCAACAGAAGGAAGGTGTTCCACCAATCGACACCCCTGTTGGTGAATAG
- a CDS encoding SAM-dependent methyltransferase: MVNVRQVATRLKSAFLADPERFYTNETGAWVAGMPAPSDIRVTTGREPFWINLGYWKHVEKVDDTNVERVGELFRSAQAEMARLLARTAKLGPGDAVLDCGFGYADQDLLWAEEFKPASIVGVNITPNQVKVGRERVKLTGLEGVVRLEVGSATALPGPEGAFDVVFALESAMHFRMRQDFLREAFRVLKPGGRLVMADMAQKTDREAGAGLRARLRYRYWRGLIAFPEENVWSTERYREELRRAGFQDAKVESIAEDVYPAVNTALVALRGMTQLERQPGSTSLHQVRADVHKAMRMTPEQLQWPALFNCDEYAVVSARKT, from the coding sequence ATGGTCAACGTGAGGCAGGTCGCGACGCGGCTGAAGAGTGCGTTTCTGGCGGACCCGGAGCGCTTCTATACGAACGAGACGGGAGCCTGGGTGGCGGGGATGCCCGCGCCGAGCGACATCCGGGTGACGACGGGCCGGGAGCCCTTCTGGATCAACCTGGGCTACTGGAAGCACGTGGAGAAGGTGGACGACACCAACGTGGAGCGCGTGGGTGAGCTGTTCCGGTCCGCCCAGGCGGAGATGGCGCGCCTGTTGGCGAGGACGGCGAAGCTGGGGCCTGGGGATGCCGTCTTGGACTGCGGCTTCGGGTACGCGGACCAGGACCTGCTGTGGGCGGAGGAGTTCAAGCCCGCGAGCATCGTCGGGGTGAACATCACGCCGAACCAGGTGAAGGTGGGCCGGGAGCGCGTGAAGCTGACGGGGCTGGAGGGCGTGGTCCGGCTGGAGGTGGGGAGCGCGACGGCGCTGCCGGGGCCGGAGGGAGCGTTCGACGTGGTGTTCGCGCTGGAGTCCGCGATGCACTTCCGGATGCGGCAGGACTTCCTGCGCGAGGCCTTCCGGGTGCTGAAGCCGGGAGGCCGGCTGGTGATGGCGGACATGGCGCAGAAGACGGACCGTGAGGCTGGAGCAGGACTCCGAGCGCGGCTGCGCTACCGCTACTGGCGGGGACTGATTGCCTTCCCGGAGGAGAACGTCTGGTCGACGGAGCGATACCGGGAGGAGCTGCGGCGGGCGGGGTTCCAGGACGCGAAGGTGGAGTCCATCGCGGAGGATGTGTACCCGGCGGTGAACACGGCGCTGGTGGCGCTGCGGGGCATGACGCAGCTGGAGAGGCAGCCGGGGAGCACGTCCCTGCACCAGGTGCGCGCGGACGTGCACAAGGCGATGCGGATGACACCGGAGCAACTCCAGTGGCCCGCGCTGTTCAACTGCGACGAGTACGCCGTGGTGTCCGCGCGCAAGACGTGA
- a CDS encoding DUF3857 domain-containing protein, which yields MRRTFRPVPLAPGFPPALVLLLCLCLSLSVGAAPAATNARPFRVGPPAAWVKPLPIPPDPGPTPEGEEETSVSRLLIEEQVRVSGPSRVHYLHSAQKVLSPRGIDRVTDIQFRFDPTYQKLTVHGIWRIRDGRREDVFQPAEARVIQQETELQNRLYNGNLSVVPFLHDVRVGDTVEVAYSFEGANPVFGGRFSDVVGVGHSYPVVHFAYRLLWPEGRGRTLFIRDFAAPGLSRSESMLNGEREIILERRHVPAVRHEDNVPGWQPVYPWIQFSEYKDWNDVARWASTLFQVPARSKSLEQEVRRLSKEPTPEARFLAALRFVQDEVRYLGIEMGPNSHQPHPPDEVLQRRFGDCKDKSLLLVSLLKGLGIDAQPALVSTDLTQLLDGLRPTATAFNHVIVHATVAGRELWVDPTATLERGGLDSYEPPSYGRALLVAPGTTALSVIPTPTLTEPSLFVDETYVAMGRDGAATLDVVTTRTGAAANSMRRALAGTSLSEVSRLYFNYYAKTDADISIAKPMSVDDDTVTNVLVTQEHYRIEDFWTSDGRREFRAHGLRQHLAVPNYSHRAFPLEVEHPVFARHRITLKAGELPPVKTEYEVVDGPAFRFVADTRAEGKTLLLDYSYRSTADSVPPERIAEYVKALRATEAQRGYAIQLRSRAARHQASSVPSGEAGAILLGVIATCLVLWFVIAQGGPVALWRKGRAWGRRRAFARKFDADHRGDSAGTAIPITSPQELLSTLGRLRCACGATSEAPRESLRHEAVVLGDRHLTLVQWQCPTCARARRAYFEDMGSRAA from the coding sequence ATGCGCCGAACCTTCCGTCCCGTCCCCCTGGCACCGGGCTTCCCACCGGCGCTCGTCCTGCTGCTGTGTCTGTGTCTGTCCTTGAGCGTCGGGGCAGCCCCGGCGGCGACGAACGCCAGGCCGTTCCGCGTCGGGCCTCCCGCCGCGTGGGTGAAGCCGCTTCCCATTCCTCCAGACCCCGGCCCGACTCCCGAGGGCGAGGAGGAGACCAGCGTCTCCCGGCTGCTGATCGAGGAACAGGTGCGCGTGTCCGGCCCATCGCGCGTGCACTACCTGCACTCGGCCCAGAAGGTCCTCTCGCCGCGGGGCATCGACCGCGTCACGGACATCCAGTTCCGCTTCGATCCGACGTACCAGAAGCTCACCGTCCACGGCATCTGGCGCATCCGCGACGGCCGCCGCGAGGACGTCTTCCAGCCCGCCGAGGCCCGCGTCATCCAGCAGGAGACCGAGCTCCAGAACCGGCTCTACAACGGCAACCTCTCCGTGGTGCCCTTCCTCCACGACGTGCGCGTGGGCGACACCGTGGAGGTCGCGTACTCCTTCGAAGGCGCCAACCCCGTCTTTGGCGGACGCTTCTCCGACGTCGTCGGCGTGGGCCATTCCTATCCCGTGGTCCACTTCGCCTACCGGCTGCTGTGGCCGGAGGGGCGGGGGCGCACGCTCTTCATCCGGGACTTCGCCGCGCCGGGCCTGTCGCGCTCGGAGTCGATGCTGAACGGCGAGCGTGAAATCATCCTGGAGCGCCGCCACGTGCCCGCGGTCCGCCACGAGGACAACGTCCCCGGCTGGCAGCCCGTCTACCCGTGGATCCAGTTCAGCGAATACAAGGACTGGAACGACGTCGCGCGCTGGGCCTCCACGCTGTTCCAGGTGCCCGCCCGCTCGAAGTCGCTGGAGCAGGAGGTCCGCCGGCTTTCGAAGGAGCCCACCCCGGAGGCGCGCTTCCTCGCCGCGCTTCGCTTCGTCCAGGACGAGGTGCGCTACCTGGGCATCGAGATGGGCCCCAACTCCCACCAGCCCCATCCGCCCGACGAGGTCCTCCAGCGCCGCTTCGGCGACTGCAAGGACAAGTCGCTCCTCTTGGTGTCGCTCCTCAAGGGGCTGGGCATCGACGCGCAGCCGGCGCTCGTGAGCACGGACCTCACGCAGCTGCTGGACGGCTTGCGTCCCACCGCCACCGCGTTCAACCACGTCATCGTCCACGCCACCGTGGCCGGCCGCGAGCTGTGGGTGGATCCCACGGCGACGCTGGAGCGCGGCGGGCTGGACAGCTACGAGCCGCCCTCCTACGGCCGGGCCCTCCTCGTCGCCCCCGGCACCACGGCGCTCTCCGTCATCCCCACGCCCACGCTGACGGAGCCCTCCCTCTTCGTGGACGAGACCTACGTCGCGATGGGCCGCGACGGGGCCGCGACACTCGACGTCGTCACCACGCGCACGGGGGCGGCCGCCAACTCCATGCGCCGCGCGCTCGCGGGCACATCCCTGTCCGAGGTGTCCCGCCTCTACTTCAACTACTACGCGAAGACGGACGCGGACATCTCCATCGCGAAGCCCATGTCGGTGGACGACGACACCGTGACGAACGTGCTCGTCACGCAAGAGCACTACCGCATCGAGGACTTCTGGACCTCGGACGGTCGCCGGGAGTTCCGCGCGCATGGCCTGCGCCAGCACCTCGCCGTGCCGAACTACTCCCACCGCGCCTTCCCGCTGGAGGTGGAGCACCCCGTCTTCGCCCGCCACCGCATCACGCTGAAGGCCGGCGAGCTGCCCCCTGTCAAAACGGAGTACGAGGTCGTGGACGGTCCGGCCTTCCGCTTCGTGGCCGACACCCGCGCCGAAGGCAAGACGCTGCTGCTCGACTACAGCTATCGCAGCACCGCGGACTCGGTCCCGCCCGAGCGCATCGCCGAGTACGTGAAGGCCCTGCGCGCCACCGAGGCCCAGCGCGGCTACGCCATCCAACTCAGGAGCCGGGCCGCCCGCCACCAGGCCTCATCCGTTCCGTCCGGCGAGGCGGGTGCCATCCTCCTGGGCGTCATCGCGACGTGCCTCGTGCTGTGGTTCGTCATCGCGCAGGGCGGCCCGGTCGCGCTCTGGCGCAAGGGCCGCGCCTGGGGCCGGCGCCGCGCCTTCGCACGCAAGTTCGACGCGGACCACCGGGGCGACAGCGCAGGAACCGCCATCCCCATCACCAGCCCCCAGGAGCTGCTCTCCACGCTGGGCCGGCTGCGCTGCGCCTGCGGAGCCACCAGTGAGGCCCCACGGGAGTCGCTCCGCCACGAGGCCGTCGTCCTGGGCGACCGCCACCTCACCCTGGTGCAGTGGCAGTGCCCCACCTGCGCCCGAGCCCGCCGCGCCTACTTCGAGGACATGGGCTCGCGCGCCGCCTGA